A section of the Candidatus Desulfofervidus auxilii genome encodes:
- a CDS encoding glycosyltransferase family 9 protein, translating into MNVVLSTLIKSKCVISGIDPRRPLAMKMKKFVDIPIVLNPYKTYHISEWPKLCLEKIGVKIKEKDIKEAYKKYDFPEIQYQIYYWKKQGFKVCSLVISAGSEVRLWSHNKFSRLIEELYKKNIISILIGTKDDVRLKKKIKISVPIIDFVGKTDFRNLESILRNSDFVISLDTSIMHLASLLGKKVIALFGAGNINLAKPVFSEAYIIKKELGCSGCGDICIFKRQKRYPCMEMITVNDVLINLTKVL; encoded by the coding sequence ATGAATGTAGTATTATCAACTTTAATAAAAAGTAAATGTGTAATTTCGGGAATTGACCCTAGAAGACCTTTAGCAATGAAAATGAAAAAATTTGTGGATATTCCGATAGTTTTAAATCCATATAAAACTTACCATATTTCAGAATGGCCTAAATTATGTTTAGAAAAAATAGGAGTAAAAATTAAAGAAAAAGATATTAAAGAAGCCTATAAAAAATACGATTTTCCGGAAATTCAATATCAGATCTATTATTGGAAAAAACAAGGATTTAAAGTTTGCTCTTTAGTGATAAGTGCAGGGAGTGAAGTAAGATTATGGAGTCATAATAAATTTTCGAGGTTAATTGAGGAGCTTTATAAAAAAAATATTATAAGTATTCTAATTGGAACAAAAGATGATGTAAGATTAAAAAAGAAAATAAAAATATCAGTTCCTATAATTGATTTTGTTGGAAAGACAGACTTTAGAAACTTAGAGAGTATACTCAGGAATTCTGATTTTGTTATTTCATTAGATACTAGTATAATGCATTTGGCTTCTTTGCTTGGCAAAAAAGTTATCGCCCTTTTTGGAGCAGGAAACATTAATTTAGCTAAGCCAGTATTTAGTGAAGCATATATAATAAAAAAAGAATTAGGATGTTCAGGTTGTGGAGATATATGTATTTTTAAGAGACAGAAAAGATATCCATGTATGGAAATGATAACAGTAAATGATGTTCTTATAAATCTAACAAAGGTTCTTTAG